A window of Aromatoleum bremense genomic DNA:
CAGGAATTTTCGTTCCGCTTGCGCCAGTACACCGCCTGATTTCCGTTGCCCGGCACGCCGGACCGCTGGGCCGGCCCCGGTATCGCGGGAGCCGGAAAGGGCTCAGTCGCCAGGGCGCATCGCGTCGGCCCAGCAATTGGGGGTTTCATAAAGGCGGACGCGTTCGAGCCGCAGGCGATTGCCGTAGAGGTCGCGATAGCACGCGTCGAGGATGCGGAACGCTTCGCTGGCGAGGTTTTCAGCAGTCGGCACGGTGTCGAGCACGACCGTCTTGTGGGCCGGCATCGTCGCGAGGAAATCGACGACAGCGCTGTCGCCGCGGTACACGAGGAACGCGTGATCCCAGCGGTCGACGACGTGCGTCTTGGCGATCAGCTTGACGTCGCCGAAATCCATCACCATGCCGTTGACGGCCTCGCCTGCGGCGTCAATGATATCGCCCGACAGCGTGATCTCGATCGCGTAGCGATGGCCGTGCAGGTGGCGGCATTGGCTGGCATGATCGGGAATCCGGTGCCCGGCGTCGAATTCCAGTCGGCGGGTGATGCGCATG
This region includes:
- the queD gene encoding 6-carboxytetrahydropterin synthase QueD; protein product: MRITRRLEFDAGHRIPDHASQCRHLHGHRYAIEITLSGDIIDAAGEAVNGMVMDFGDVKLIAKTHVVDRWDHAFLVYRGDSAVVDFLATMPAHKTVVLDTVPTAENLASEAFRILDACYRDLYGNRLRLERVRLYETPNCWADAMRPGD